One Gloeothece citriformis PCC 7424 DNA window includes the following coding sequences:
- a CDS encoding tyrosine-type recombinase/integrase: MRHSHSAAIVSSSQNIPLTLEEQWTTFLRVEVASGNASDDTLKTYIAHIKQFFKWCRHNRLDPLHLNRLQIKNYRHYLVERMNYKPATIALKLTTVRRFYDCAISYGLISFNPALGIKPPVEKRDPAERINYLERAEVAQLLASLPTDDSVASLRERTLIGIMVLQGCRTVEMHRLKMHDIIRQGNNVGLRVSGKRSIRVVPLTPDLALLLDKYLAARTAAGDRLNDNTPIFISLSNANYGEPLSRRSIQRIVQKHLQAFKQTGTNARKLTTHSLRHTAGTLALRTGAELRQVQDMLGHADPRTTALYAHIADRWERNPALAFGVRIQV; encoded by the coding sequence ATGCGACACTCACACTCGGCGGCGATCGTTTCTTCATCTCAAAATATTCCCCTAACCCTAGAGGAACAGTGGACAACTTTTCTGCGGGTCGAGGTGGCCAGTGGCAACGCTTCCGATGACACCCTCAAAACCTACATCGCCCACATCAAGCAATTCTTCAAGTGGTGTCGCCACAACCGATTAGATCCCCTACATCTAAACCGGCTCCAAATCAAGAACTACCGTCACTACTTGGTCGAGCGGATGAATTACAAACCGGCCACGATCGCTCTCAAGTTGACCACAGTCCGTCGCTTCTACGACTGCGCGATCTCCTACGGGCTAATTTCATTTAACCCGGCCTTGGGCATTAAGCCGCCTGTAGAGAAACGAGATCCCGCAGAACGCATCAACTACCTCGAACGGGCTGAAGTGGCTCAATTACTTGCCAGTCTGCCTACCGATGACTCGGTTGCCTCATTGAGAGAGCGCACCTTGATCGGGATCATGGTTCTCCAAGGATGTCGCACCGTCGAGATGCACCGGCTCAAGATGCACGACATCATCCGCCAGGGGAACAATGTAGGACTCAGGGTAAGCGGTAAGCGCAGCATTAGGGTTGTGCCCCTTACCCCCGATCTGGCTTTACTTTTGGATAAATATTTGGCGGCACGAACCGCAGCCGGAGATAGATTAAATGACAATACTCCTATATTCATCTCCCTGTCCAACGCTAATTACGGAGAACCTCTCTCTCGGCGTTCTATTCAGCGTATTGTACAGAAGCATTTACAAGCGTTTAAACAGACAGGGACTAACGCACGAAAACTGACTACCCATTCTCTGCGGCATACAGCCGGCACTCTCGCGTTAAGAACTGGAGCCGAGTTGAGGCAGGTTCAGGATATGTTGGGGCACGCCGATCCTCGGACAACAGCGCTGTATGCTCACATT